A single Luteitalea sp. DNA region contains:
- a CDS encoding substrate-binding domain-containing protein: MVDGPKTSGRPLTMVDVARLAGVSPATVSAVVNGKGGVSAERQARVREAMAVLDYHPDHVARSLKIGRTQVIGMVVPDISNQFFLEVVQGIETEALQHGYSLILCNSGGSPEREQTQLSTLFSRRVDGAILACTDSSSAYDGLIRRRFPLVFIDRVPVGFTRGAVVSNNVQGAYEATRHLIGLGHTRIAIITGDLRLSSGVDRVEGFRKAMQEAHLPVRDEYFRPGDFQLDSGYRGGQELLRLAEPPTAILSCNNKMTLGLMRAAVESRVACPGRVSVLGFDDFEWAASFSPRLTTVAQPTRDIGRRAMKMLLGKLNPSSADPDTPADSLIVLDTELRIRESTAPPPDR, encoded by the coding sequence ATGGTCGACGGGCCGAAGACGTCAGGGCGGCCGCTGACGATGGTCGATGTGGCGCGTCTCGCCGGCGTGTCACCGGCGACGGTCTCTGCCGTCGTAAATGGCAAGGGTGGCGTCAGCGCGGAGCGCCAGGCACGCGTCCGAGAGGCCATGGCCGTGTTGGACTATCATCCCGACCACGTCGCGCGCAGCCTCAAGATCGGCCGGACGCAGGTCATCGGCATGGTCGTCCCCGACATCAGCAACCAGTTCTTTCTCGAGGTGGTGCAGGGCATCGAGACGGAGGCGTTGCAGCACGGCTACTCGCTGATCCTCTGCAATTCTGGCGGCTCTCCCGAGCGCGAGCAGACGCAGTTGAGCACGCTGTTCTCCAGGCGGGTGGACGGCGCCATCCTGGCCTGCACCGATTCCTCCTCCGCTTACGACGGCCTGATTCGACGCCGGTTTCCGCTCGTCTTCATCGATCGCGTGCCGGTCGGCTTCACGCGGGGTGCGGTGGTGTCCAACAATGTGCAGGGCGCCTACGAAGCCACCCGACACCTGATCGGCCTCGGACACACGCGCATTGCGATCATTACCGGCGACTTGCGCCTCTCGAGCGGCGTGGACCGTGTCGAAGGATTCCGGAAGGCCATGCAGGAGGCGCACCTCCCAGTACGCGACGAGTATTTTCGCCCCGGCGATTTTCAACTCGACAGCGGCTATCGCGGCGGCCAGGAGCTGCTGCGCTTGGCAGAACCGCCGACGGCCATCCTCTCGTGCAACAACAAGATGACGCTTGGCCTGATGCGCGCCGCGGTCGAGTCGCGCGTGGCCTGCCCCGGCCGCGTCAGCGTGCTCGGCTTCGATGACTTCGAGTGGGCGGCGAGCTTCAGCCCGCGGCTCACCACCGTCGCGCAACCGACCCGTGACATCGGGCGGCGGGCGATGAAGATGCTGCTCGGCAAGCTGAACCCCTCCAGCGCCGATCCCGATACGCCAGCGGACTCGCTGATCGTGCTGGACACGGAGCTGCGGATCCGTGAATCGACTGCTCCTCCACCAGACCGTTGA